From Oncorhynchus keta strain PuntledgeMale-10-30-2019 chromosome 25, Oket_V2, whole genome shotgun sequence, one genomic window encodes:
- the ubox5 gene encoding RING finger protein 37: MVVNLCLPHFKTTIQCDKLCADGYDVTNLLSADPAVRRRGFKLEYFLRPPVQVTLQFGFQVEVCRVDVELWPWGMDRGQACKRLEISTSSDPPLPHNHSLEQGQTQAQQGQEKGQQWDQAKAQFKGHQWSLQAQQYSLQGQEKSQQWTQRGQTHSHTDTSQGAFHLVGRCELTEETHVSFSHPCFRPRPPFSSLPPAPREGCRQEELWSRGPLSLGSVKQLRVTVPYGAGASAMGLKALAVWGLPSRCCPPDEVERVRITHENASLRPVPRLSHLASAQPSPVNQPPGLSQTTTATSLLQVPEEFLDPLTQEVMLLPMLLPSGVSVDSSTLEEYQRREATWGRVPNDPFTGVPFVPESQALPNPHLKSRIDRFLLQTGLEVRDGAVGRQGHGESPQPSRLIPPQRTGESRDSAVTTAAAVESANHHRNSGTRTQTNQKGAESVITQRSQLTQYRGTGTFNNRAKNGNGKDRCAGKVGPKEGALDRVSSQEGGPDLGTRRKRELEVWATLIRSKGKGEPTGPKAASASAGHSKELLPDLKRPRTDANPTISSATVPSSSSHEQRLSASLDYEQRLSTSLDQEQRLSASLDQALLSALQGRPSFTSYPSQTPQLQHKHTDTPADTPTAFPISLFPPLLSPLPFLSLPGENRCGSCSCSLSVYSTSPSAYRLPCGHFLCRPCLHRKSRPLVTTAMPNHILCPTCHSPAASSDITHVHH; this comes from the exons cTATGTGCAGATGGGTACGACGTCACCAACCTCCTATCGGCCGACCCAGCAGTCCGGAGGCGGGGTTTTAAGCTGGAGTACTTCCTGCGGCCGCCTGTTCAG GTGACACTGCAGTTTGGCTTCCAGGTGGAAGTGTGTCGGGTGGATGTGGAGCTGTGGCCCTGGGGCATGGACCGAGGACAGGCCTGCAAGAGGCTGGAGATCAGCACCAGCTCTGACCCCCCACTCCCCCACAATCACAGCTTAGAGCAGGGCCAAACCCAGGCCCAGCAAGGCCAAGAGAAGGGCCAGCAATGGGACCAAGCTAAGGCCCAGTTCAAAGGCCACCAATGGAGCCTCCAGGCCCAACAATATAGTCTACAAGGCCAGGAGAAGAGCCAGCAATGGACCCAACGTGGCCAAACGCACAGCCACACAGACACCAGCCAGGGGGCTTTTCACCTGGTCGGACGCTGTGAACTAACAGAAGAGACCCACGTCAGTTTCTCCCATCCCTGTTTCCGCCCGcgccctcccttctcctccctgccCCCGGCACCCCGTGAGGGGTGTAGACAAGAGGAGCTGTGGAGCAGGGGCCCGCTCTCACTAGGCTCTGTGAAGCAGCTCCGTGTGACAGTGCCGTACGGTGCGGGTGCCTCCGCGATGGGGCTCAAGGCACTGGCAGTGTGGGGGCTGCCTTCTCGCTGCTGCCCTCCGGACgaggtggagagagtgaggaTAACTCATGAGAACGCTAGCCTGAGACCAGTGCCACGGCTCAGCCACTTGGCATCAGCTCAGCCTTCACCTGTCAATCAACCCCCGGGACTGTCACAGACGACAACAGCAACTAG CCTCCTGCAAGTACCTGAGGAGTTCCTGGACCCGCTGACCCAGGAAGTGATGTTGTTGCCCATGCTGCTGCCCAGTGGAGTGTCTGTGGACAGCTCTACTCTGGAGGAGTACCAGAGGAGGGAGGCTACCTGGGGTCGTGTCCCCAACGACCCCTTCACCGGTGTCCCCTTCGTCCCTGAGTCACAGGCCCTCCCCAACCCCCACCTGAAGAGCCGCATCGACCGCTTCTTGCtccagacagggttagaggtcagggatGGAGCGGTTGGGAGGCAGGGCCATGGGGAGAGTCCACAGCCCTCCAGACTCATACCTCcacagaggactggagagagtAGGGACTCCGCTgttaccactgctgctgctgtagAGTCAGCCAACCACCACCGAAACAGTGGGACTCGCACACAGACTAACCAAAAAGGGGCAGAAAGTGTTATTACACAGAGGAGCCAGCTTACGCAGTACAGGGGGACTGGGACTTTTAACAACAGGGCGAAGAATGGGAATGGGAAGGATCGGTGCGCTGGTAAAGTTGGCCCTAAAGAAGGGGCATTGGATAGAGTGAGTTCCCAGGAGGGAGGGCCAGACTTGGggacaaggagaaagagagagcttgaGGTTTGGGCCACTCTGATCCGTTCTAAGGGAAAGGGTGAGCCCACCGGACCCAAAGCAGCCTCTGCTAGTGCTGGTCACTCCAAGGAGCTACTTCCTGACTTGAAAAGACCAAGAACAGATGCAAACCCCACTATCTCCTCAG CCACAGTTCCTAGCAGTAGCTCCCATGAACAGCGCTTGTCTGCCAGTCTAGACTATGAACAGCGTTTGTCTACCAGTCTAGACCAAGAACAGCGTTTGTCTGCCAGTCTAGACCAGGCCCTTCTCTCAGCCCTGCAGGGTCGACCCTCCTTTACCTCCTACCCCTCCCAAACCCCCCAGCTccagcacaaacacacagacacacctgctGACACCCCAACAG CTTTTcctatttctctctttccccctcttctctccccacttccctttctctctctcccaggtgagaacaggtgtggttcctgttCCTGCTCTCTATCAGTCTACTCGACCTCTCCATCAGCATATCGCCTGCCCTGTGGTCACTTCCTGTGCCGCCCCTGCCTACACAGGAAGTCCCGCCCACTTGTCACTACAGCAATGCCCAATCACATCCTCTGTCCCACCTGCCATAGCCCTGCCGCTTCTAGTGACATCACACACGTGCATCACTGA